The Scomber japonicus isolate fScoJap1 chromosome 13, fScoJap1.pri, whole genome shotgun sequence genome includes a window with the following:
- the wnt11 gene encoding protein Wnt-11 codes for MRSSSHVLPLGVLTALLLSQVCSGIKWLALSHMPTSLHINQTQHCKMLPGLVSSQAQLCRTNMELMQTIIQAAREVKKTCQKSFSDMRWNCSSIEIPLEAPKYRPDLDRGTRESAFVYALSAATISHTIARACTTGDLRLCSCGPIPAEIPEPGYRWGGCADNLHYGLLMGSKFSDAPMKMKRSGSHANKLMHLHNSEVGRQVLREAMVMKCKCHGVSGSCSIRTCWRGLQDLREIAMDLKTKYLSATKVVHRPMGTRKQLVPKDIDIRPVRDNELVYLQSSPDFCTKNDKQGSVGTQDRQCNKTSVGSDSCDLMCCGRGYNPYTEKLVERCHCKYHWCCYVTCKKCDRIVERYVCK; via the exons ATGAGGAGCAGCTCTCATGTCCTGCCTCTTGGTGTGCTCACTGCTCTGCTGTTGTCTCAGGTCTGCTCTGGCATCAAATGGCT AGCGCTATCACATATGCCTACATCTTTACACATCAACCAGACCCAACACTGTAAGATGCTGCCCGGCCTGGTGTCCTCCCAAGCTCAGCTGTGCCGCACCAACATGGAGCTTATGCAAACCATTATCCAAGCTGCCCGCGAAGTCAAGAAAACATGTCAGAAGTCCTTTTCTGATATGCGTTGGAACTGCTCCTCCATAGAGATCCCTCTTGAAGCCCCGAAGTATCGGCCAGACCTCGACCGAG GAACACGCGAGTCTGCATTTGTCTACGCCCTGTCTGCAGCAACCATCAGTCACACCATAGCACGGGCGTGCACCACTGGAGATTTGCGGCTGTGCTCGTGTGGACCAATTCCTGCAGAGATCCCAGAGCCTGGCTACCGCTGGGGAGGCTGTGCTGACAACCTGCACTACGGTTTGCTTATGGGCTCCAAGTTCTCTGATGCTCCCATGAAGATGAAGCGCTCAGGCTCGCATGCCAACAAACTGATGCACCTACACAACAGTGAAGTTGGGAGACAG GTGTTGAGAGAGGCGATGGTGATGAAGTGTAAATGTCATGGTGTATCCGGCTCCTGCTCCATAAGGACCTGCTGGAGAGGCCTGCAAGACCTGAGGGAGATCGCCATGGACCTGAAGACTAAATACCTGTCTGCTACCAAAGTGGTTCACCGGCCCATGGGGACACGCAAGCAGCTGGTGCCCAAAGACATTGACATCAGGCCAGTGAGGGACAACGAGCTGGTCTACCTGCAGAGCTCCCCGGACTTCTGTACCAAGAATGACAAACAGGGCTCTGTGGGCACACAGGACAG GCAGTGCAACAAAACCTCGGTGGGCAGTGACAGCTGTGACCTAATGTGCTGTGGACGTGGCTACAACCCGTACACAGAGAAGCTGGTAGAGCGCTGCCACTGCAAGTACCACTGGTGCTGCTACGTAACCTGCAAAAAGTGCGACCGGATCGTGGAGAGATACGTCTGCAAATGA